A segment of the Verrucomicrobiia bacterium genome:
CGGCGCGATTCACGGCGCAGGGCGTTGAATTCGAGGACGGGACAAAGCTTGAAGCTGATCTTGTTTTGCTCAGTGTGGGGGTAAAAGCCGAGGTCGAGATGGCCCGCCTGGCTGGATTGGAAATTGGAATTACAGGCGGCGTGAAAACCAATGGGCGCATGGAGTCATCGGATCCCGATATTTTTGCGGTTGGAGACGCGGCGGAAACGGCCCACGCATTGACGGGAGCGAGGGCCAGGATCGCTCTGGCAGGACCGGCGAATCGCCAGGGCAGAATTGCCGGGGCCAATGCGGCGGGAGGGCGAATGACTTACGCGGGCGCGCTGGGAACATCGATTGTGCGGGTCCTTAACATCACGGCGGGCTTCACAGGTTTGAACACGGCCCAGGCAAGTCGTGCAGGCTTCAGCCACTTCACCAGCCTCACGCGGGATTATGACCACGCCCATTATTACCCCGGAGCAAAGCCGGTGTTGATAAAGCTCGTTGCAGAGGAGGGCAGCGGCCGGTTGCTGGGCGCCCAGGTTTTAGGCGAGCAAGGAGTGGACAAACGGGTGGATGTGTTCGCAACGGCAATCGCGGCGCGCATGACGGTATTCGACCTTGAAAACCTCGACCTCGCCTACTCACCGCCTTTCGGCGCGGCCAACGATCCGGTCAATGTCGCGGGGTTCGTCGCCGGGCATATCGCGCGCGGGGATATCCGAACGGTGGCTCCCGAAAGCTGGGCGCCGGACGGCGAATTCCTTCTGGATGTGCGCGATGCCGATGAAGTGCGGGAAACCGGCCGGTTGGAGAATGCGGTCAATATTCCGTTACCCGAACTGCGCGGCCGGCTGGACGAACTGCCGCGGGACCGGCGGATCGTCACCTATTGTCAGAAAGGACAGAGGGGATATCTGGCAGCCTGCGCCTTGA
Coding sequences within it:
- a CDS encoding FAD-dependent oxidoreductase, with the translated sequence MKATRRILIVGGVAGGASAAARARRVDEKAEIHLFERGAFISFANCGLPYFIAGEIDDRSKLIIMTPEKLWERSRIHAHVRHEVLAINRAAKTIRVKGPDGAERDEHYDRLILSQGAKPIVPPIPGIDLPHVFTLRDIPDMDRIAAFLEHKRPRRAVVIGGGFIGIEMAEAFHRRGLHVTIVERNRHILPLLDSDMAEHLKGQVERPDFCFRPNSQAARFTAQGVEFEDGTKLEADLVLLSVGVKAEVEMARLAGLEIGITGGVKTNGRMESSDPDIFAVGDAAETAHALTGARARIALAGPANRQGRIAGANAAGGRMTYAGALGTSIVRVLNITAGFTGLNTAQASRAGFSHFTSLTRDYDHAHYYPGAKPVLIKLVAEEGSGRLLGAQVLGEQGVDKRVDVFATAIAARMTVFDLENLDLAYSPPFGAANDPVNVAGFVAGHIARGDIRTVAPESWAPDGEFLLDVRDADEVRETGRLENAVNIPLPELRGRLDELPRDRRIVTYCQKGQRGYLAACALNGRGFENVANLRGGFLHARLNGHAAFAAERPTES